A part of Geothrix oryzae genomic DNA contains:
- the rpsP gene encoding 30S ribosomal protein S16 — translation MLSIRLARNGAKKRPFYHIVVSENDRIPTGRAVEVLGFVNPIAGSGEAVRIDAEKAKSWLQKGAQPSKTVLDLFKKNQII, via the coding sequence ATGCTTTCGATCCGTCTTGCTCGCAATGGTGCCAAGAAGCGCCCGTTCTACCACATCGTCGTCTCCGAGAACGACCGCATCCCCACTGGCCGCGCCGTGGAAGTGCTGGGCTTCGTGAACCCCATCGCCGGTTCCGGCGAGGCGGTCCGCATCGACGCCGAGAAGGCCAAGTCCTGGCTGCAGAAGGGCGCCCAGCCCTCCAAGACCGTGCTCGATCTGTTCAAGAAGAACCAGATCATCTAG